The nucleotide sequence agagttaatattattaattgatgaagtttaagttgttaaatgcttttgatgaattatatgcttattattatttgaatgtgaaatttcaccccttctgcttggaaatgttgccctcacaattgggtaacttgcaggtaatcaagattAGCTGTGAAGTGAGTcgactctctcacgtgtgtcttaggtgctctgatacgtaacgggatgagaattttgttgttgttttatattccttacatattattttatgaactttaatgaacatgttgttggaataactttaaagattttatgttgaggccttggtgccaaggttgttttaaacgttgaaataatttccgttgcgaagtaataaatgatatgttgttgaatttgaaggataaatagttattttattctgtttaagattttatgaaattccgtttatgttgaattactttgatttttatgtgaaattttcaTGTTGAAAAAAATGGGATGTTACATATGTGCTTTCGCTTTCGTGATAGTTGTGAGAACCTTGTCCAAGCTTGCTCCATGTGGTTCCCCTTTATCAATCGAACCGTCGAGTGTGGAGAATTTGTAGTTTTGTTTAACCTAAGCCTTTTCTACTCTCATCTTCATtggttgtgtttggtaacacaaaaaagctagcttatagcttgttggactagcttataacCTTGTTGGTTGAAAACgtgatgtgtttggtaacaagcttttctcacgagcttatagctttttttgagaagctatttcaaatagctttttagcttatagctgatagcttttcacattttcttaccctttaatattattttttattgaaaaaactaCCCAcgataaataaaaaacttccCACGTtgtgttaatgtttttttacgGTTGCCTTATAAATTGCTttctatttgaatttttatttattgtttggtTGGAAATATGGTTCTTAGGTTCTTAGGTGAATTCATAAAACACATTTATCATTTTAGAGATGAAATTAATTTGAAaggaatttaaatatttaaaaaagaattgaaaaagtaaaacaattatgtataaaatttattaaaaaataaataaacaaacatgttcttttatgtcattttatattaatcAGTCAcgtcaacaactaattttaccaaacacattatttttaataaacgaGTTTTTTCAGCTATAAACTATCAGTCATCAGTTatcagctagcttttcagctatcagttagcttatagctgatttttaccaaacagagctatTGTATTATCAAcattattattgattaaataaGTTATCttctcctttttttattttaattttatgaaaatatggaTGTCCTTTAATCTcaagaactaaaaaaaagatatagatattttatacttttttgtgGACAGAATATAAGATATTTTACGGTGACTATAAAccataatcataaacattttaaattaaaaaatgtataaaaatatatcGGCAGTAATTGAAATTATTCTACCTCACTAAAACACAGCAGTTACTAACAACCACACAAGCTCTCACAACGTGGATGTTTAAAAGAACATCATTTGCTTCATTAGAGAGTGTGCGGCCTTATCCATCATTCTCCTCTCACAGCAAACCCAAAATGGCTTCTTCCATCGGAACTTCTTCCATAAACAAAACCCAACTTCTCAATACACCAACTTCATTTTCACTCTACAACACCACTTCTCGTCTAAACACCCTTCTCCGTCTCCGTCCTAACCACAAAACCCCAACTGTTTCCTTCGTTATTTCTGCTATTGCCACCCCCAACGCTCCTATCCTCACCCCTCAAGAATCCTTCAAGGGTTTTGCTTTCGATGACGCTAACGATGTTCCTGTTGCCGTCAGCAAAAACGAACTTGATATTTCCAAGCTTGGTTTTCCTTCTCAGCTTGTTGACTCGCTTCAGAGACGTGGAATTACTAGTCTTTTCCCCATTCAGGTTTCCAACttcaacatttaatttaattaattaaacctTATCTTGTCgtaaaattttgtttcattaaaCGTTATCTTGTTGATTAGAGAGCTGTGTTGCTGCCTGCATTAGAAGGCAGAGATATCATTGCCCGTGCAAAGACCGGGACTGGAAAGACATTAGCATTTGGAATTCCAATTATCAAGGGTCTCACTGAGAATGAACAAAGCAATATGATGAGGTAGGTATTATATAATGCATgtttgttaatttaattaattaattattattattattattattattattattatagtgatGATGCATTTCGGTGTTCTTTTATCTCAGGCGGTCTGGTCGGCTTCCTAAAGTACTGGTCCTTGCACCCACCAGGGAGTTAGCAAAGCAAGTAGAGAAGGAGATAAAAGAATCTGCACCTTATTTAAACACAGTTTGTGTTTATGGTGGTGTTTCTTATGATATTCAGAGGAATGCACTTTCACGCGGTGTTGATGTTGTGGTTGGAACACCTGGGAGACTAATTGACCTCATAAATGGGGGAACCCTTAAACTTGCTGAAATTCAGTATTTGGTACTTGATGAAGCTGATCAGATGCTTGCTGTTGGGTTTGAGGAGAGCGTCGAAGAAATTTTGGAATCAATCCCATCTCAGCGCCAGATTATGCTTTTCTCTGCAACCATGCCGGGTTGGGTCAAGAAGTTGTCAAGAAAACATTTGAACAATCCTTTGACTATTGATTTGGTAAAATTATTGTTACTTTTTAACTTCTCTTCCAAATTACATGtctcatttatttgatttttacaaTTTGATTTCCCAATGTGTGTTGACTATAGAGTCAAAGAGGTGTAGCCTACCCCCCAATTATTTGAGTCTTGTTGACGTAAAACTCACCTAAATGGCAGGAATTTGCTTATGATTTTTTGCGTCGAATGCATGTCATACCATAATCTATGACTTTTCTATTGACTTGTCACTAAGCAATTTTTGTGTAGGTAAAATACCTAATCATTTTGTGGTCTTTGTGACCCCATTTCACGAATAATCTAGTTTACAGCAGCAGTGCATAAtcacattttcatctttttggAAGCATTAGGGctggcaatgaaccgaaccaactcgaaaaTAGTGCGAGATTCGATTTGATAATTGATTCGTTGAACTTGATTTATGAACCTAATGAGTCGAACTTAAGTTTAAAATTAAGctcgttaaataaatgagttgaacttgaacTAAATATGgttcgactcgtttggttcatgaaccagcCCGATGTGTGTGtctgtgtgtgcgtgtgtgCGTGCGTGCGCGCGCGTGCGTGAGAGAAGTGCATCTCAATTATAATGTAAAAGCTATACATTTAGTATATGGATTGTGCTGCAGTAGTAATGTACGCTTCatagttttactttttttttttgttttaaatatgtcaaatatttttgacaaaaaaaaaggtttgtgaAATATACAATTCGAGTAAACGAGCTGAACCGAACTGTTCGTGAAttttaaacgagccgaactcgagCTTAAAAAATGGTTCGTTTCGAACTCGAGCTTAAAAAAAGGTTCGCTTCGAACTCGAGTCGAATTTTGagccgaaccaattcttatcgagtcgaaTCGAGCTCAGACAGGTTCgactcgactcgactcatttccagccctagGAAGCATCATGCCATCACATGATATGCATGTATAATCAATTAGAGAGAAATGAAGGGAAATCATTCATAAATTTGGACTATAACTGAATCTATgcattttcttataattatttatatcaAACTGCTGGATTTATGATTACCAATCTTTACGTTATTGTAGTTATGATTTGTTTTAATCGCCACAAAATGGTATTGATGGGctttcacttttctttttaacaagGTCGGTGACAGAGAAGAAAAGCTTGCTGAAGGGATCAAACTTTATGCTgtatcagccacttcaacatCAAAGCGGAGAATTCTTTATGGTCTTATAAGTGTAAGTTTGTTGTTATTTTCACAGTCTCAGCTTGTTGTTTGGTACATCTATAGTTTGCTTCTCTGAGGTTTTGTTTAGTAGTTATGGTGAGTAAAGCCTGCCCAATGTTTAAAATGATAATACAATAAAACCttcttgttcagaagcaggttaCCAACTATTTAAACGAACTCCATTGTTTGGCATTCatgcatattgatcaagtttGTATAATCATTTTGATGTAGAGATGTAGTTCATGTTGAATACCTTGACACAAACTTATGGCTGTCTATTCTCTAAGACTAATTTTCTGTTGTTGCAAGTTTCATATCTATTAGTTGCATGTTTCGTATCTATTAGTTGCATGCTTCCAAATGCCTTCAAGTTACTCTTGAATACAAGAAAGGCAGTTCAATAATTTTGCTGTATGTTATCATGTCTTTTAGGCCTATGCAAATGGTGGGAAGACCATTGTTTTCACACGGACAAAAAGGGATGCGGATGAAATATCATTGTCACTAACAAATAGCATAGCTTCTAAACCACTACATGGTGATATCTCTCAGTATCAGAGAGAGAAAACATTGAATGGTTTTCGGCAAGGAAGATTCACAGTCCTTGTTGCTACCGACGTTGCTTCTCGTGGACTAGATATTCCCAATGTTGATTTGGTAAGTTCAAAGTGATGTTTTTTGGTCCATGTCCAAACATCTTATCTTCAGTCTCGGTTCTATAAAAATCATCTCAAATTCTATCagcttttaaatttttattatgcaTTTTAATATGTAATGCCAACTAAGGCTTTGATAAAACCCTTCATGTTGATTACTGTTATTTGGTATTTAGGCTTTTAAGTTTAAgattttggttttaaaatttGGTGTCTACAAATTTGGGTCGTGAGATATTATTATCTCTAGGTTAGATTAACAAAGCATGTTTATTCTGGATAAGgatttctcaatttttaatttggtttgccTGTTCTATGTAAATTTTGGATTGTCTGTTTGATATAAGGATATTCAATGTTTCTACTACATCTGACCTTATTACTCAATCTCTGTCAGTGTCACCGTATGTTATTTAATCTGATTTGGCAATTATAATTTTATGCTATAAAATGTGTTTGTTTAAAAATGCATTGGTTAATTCTTTtgtaataatttcaattttgtttaccatTGGATGAGTTTAaggtttctatttatttttttaaaaagatgttTTTATGCTTTGGTATAATAATGAATTGCTTTCTGTTCTCAATATATTGAAAACCTTGTTGccattccaatttttttttttttttaatttcagatTATACATTATGAACTTCCCGATGGTCCCGAGACTTTTGTACATCGCTCTGGTCGTACTGGACGTGCAGGAAAAGAGGGTACAGCTGTTGTAATGTACACCACTTCCCAGAAAAGAACTGTTATATCCTTTGAGCGCGAAGTAGGCTGCACGTTTGAATTTATTAGTCCACCACCTATGCAAGATTTACCCGAATCATCTACCAGGCAAGTTGTTCCTACGTTTGATAGAGATAGAAGTAATTATAGAGGATCTAGGGATCAAAGTGGTTTTAGAACCGGTGGGGATGACTGGCGAACCGGAGGTGGACGATCAAGTGGGTATTCATCATCAAACAGATCTTCGTCTTCAGGTTCTAGGGATCAGAGAGGTTTTAAAACCGGTGGGGATGACTGGCTAACTGGAGGTGGACGATCAAGTGGGTATTCATCATCAAACAGATCTTCGTCGTCGTCAGGTTCTAGGGAGAGAGGTTTTAAAACCGGTGATGATGACTGGTTAATTGGAGGTAGACGATCAAGCGGGTATTCATCATCAAACAGATCTTCATCACCAAACAGGAGGTAACAGGACATAAGCTATGTTTTACTCTTGTttgataatttcttttaagatttgttTGCTTTATATTTGGGTGTACGTATAACTCAAGGCATCTGAATGTGCATTGCAGAGGTAGTTATGGAGGGGCCTGTTTTAGTTGTGGACAACCTGGGCATCGGGCGTCAGATTGTCCCAATTAACGGGACTTCTCTTAGTTGGAACACATTCAATTTTGGCGTCGCCTTGTTCAAGAATTCAGCTGCATCTAGTGATGGCCTAAGTGGTTCAAGAAATTGAAAGGTGCTTCCCGAAAGAACTACAAATCAAAGCTACTTTACAACATCTTTCCTATTTAGTAATCTCCATAGAGGTTCCCGCATTTGATatcagacttttttttttctttctgtctCCGTGATGTGAAACTGATTTAGCGTTTGTGTTGGGGCAATGATATTCGGCAAGAGAACGATAATTTTATGCTGCTGATTTGTCTGCTCAGCCATCTTTCAGAAAAAGACAAGAATAGCTTTTGTAGAAAGAATACGTTACCAATCACTCTATAGGAATATTAGCTATCATATAAGTTATGTCCTgtataattttctttcaaacaaGCTTGTCTGTAGTACAAAAATGAACtctaaattgttgtttttggtcgtCGTAATACCTGCTCACGATGCACATGGACCATGTGTTTGTTTCAAAGTATGCAATATATTTATCAGAAAGTGAGTTTGTGAATGTAACACTCTTTAATTTAAGATCAGCATCCtagattcttcttctttttttttttccttcttctgtgCTGCTGTGAATTCCGAGTAAATAGAgcaattacccctctgaaattgtaagtttcgtcaattaccctaTAACAttaataaaacttcaattacccctctgaaattgcacaacgttaattaATTTACCCTCTCtatcaaattcttctgttaatCAACATgttgttttgcaaataccctttgaagttttgcatttaTGTGTAAAATGTCTCCcgaaacttaaaaatttatatataaaaaaaaattatccatgaCTCAAAATGGGCCTCTTCACGCATCTTCCCTCcaattttatagaatttgatGTACATATTTACTTGCagaaaaaatattgtaattcACTTTTAGTTTTACTTGAACACTTTTTATTCACATTACTAAAAGGATGGAAATCTTTTCTATGTGGTGATTGTTGTGTGATCATGGAACACAAATACACCAACAAATTGTGCAGGTGAAAATTTCTCATACATGTCCAACCATAAAATATGTTGATTGTGGTCACTTAAAGTATTTTTTGCCCATTAATCAAAATCTGGCTTTTGTCCATTGATTCTATGTACATATTTAGAGAGCATGTATGAAGCCTAAAGTGAACAAACTTGCAGCAAGTTTGGATATTGCATTGAAAAAGAATTCTGAAAATCTATGTGGCAAAGAAGTATGTAAATCAGACAAAAGTTAATGAACAGTGGTTCATTGatcatgtatatatataaacacaactCTACCattaatgatttttggtttcaatattattttcatattgaTTACCCATGCAAGTAAGaacgagaaaaaaaatatatataaatttttaaattcgGGGGGCATTTTACGCAAAACTTCaggggatatttgcaaaacgtcatgttagAAGAATTTGATGGAgggataaattgattaatgttgtgcaatttcatgagctaattgaagttttgttaatgtcAAGGactaattgacgaaacttacaattttgagAGTAATTACCCATTGAGTCTC is from Medicago truncatula cultivar Jemalong A17 chromosome 1, MtrunA17r5.0-ANR, whole genome shotgun sequence and encodes:
- the LOC112421614 gene encoding DEAD-box ATP-dependent RNA helicase 3, chloroplastic — its product is MFKRTSFASLESVRPYPSFSSHSKPKMASSIGTSSINKTQLLNTPTSFSLYNTTSRLNTLLRLRPNHKTPTVSFVISAIATPNAPILTPQESFKGFAFDDANDVPVAVSKNELDISKLGFPSQLVDSLQRRGITSLFPIQRAVLLPALEGRDIIARAKTGTGKTLAFGIPIIKGLTENEQSNMMRRSGRLPKVLVLAPTRELAKQVEKEIKESAPYLNTVCVYGGVSYDIQRNALSRGVDVVVGTPGRLIDLINGGTLKLAEIQYLVLDEADQMLAVGFEESVEEILESIPSQRQIMLFSATMPGWVKKLSRKHLNNPLTIDLVGDREEKLAEGIKLYAVSATSTSKRRILYGLISAYANGGKTIVFTRTKRDADEISLSLTNSIASKPLHGDISQYQREKTLNGFRQGRFTVLVATDVASRGLDIPNVDLIIHYELPDGPETFVHRSGRTGRAGKEGTAVVMYTTSQKRTVISFEREVGCTFEFISPPPMQDLPESSTRQVVPTFDRDRSNYRGSRDQSGFRTGGDDWRTGGGRSSGYSSSNRSSSSGSRDQRGFKTGGDDWLTGGGRSSGYSSSNRSSSSSGSRERGFKTGDDDWLIGGRRSSGYSSSNRSSSPNRRGSYGGACFSCGQPGHRASDCPN